Proteins from a genomic interval of Lycium ferocissimum isolate CSIRO_LF1 unplaced genomic scaffold, AGI_CSIRO_Lferr_CH_V1 ctg60, whole genome shotgun sequence:
- the LOC132045114 gene encoding pentatricopeptide repeat-containing protein At1g80880, mitochondrial, translated as MRLLSLARRLYNARPLTFKHIIGYQHPSLFSARQVLTRHFFEAFHQTSARHCSTIPPKPPFFSYSNSTSYGIINFDKYVDILREKTHIDVHEFVGIVQKANDFGSGDEAMLFLDECGVKPNQDLVFLVIWEWREQWKLAFLLFKWGEKCKCLDENTWCLMIWILGNHGKFSTAWSLIRDLIQMSTNIQEMVLIMIDRYAAANNAGKAIQTFQTLEKFSMSPDQRTLLTFLNILCKHGFIEEAEEFMLINKKLFPLEIDGFNIILNGWCNIVVDIFEAKRIWREMSKCCIEPNGTSYAHMISCFSKVRNLFDSLRLYDEMQKRGWVPGLEVYNALIYVMTCENCVKEALKIIDKVKHMGLRPDSNTYDLMIRPLCESSKLDEARSVLALMEEDKINPTVETYHAFLASASLEGTIEILNTMRKAGVSPNRDTFSLILGRFVKLKQPENALKIWMEMKQYEVVPESAHYSLLVGGLLECRLFSKARELYAEMKSNGIDDPGLRKILQPTGPRGQEVKNPEHTKMGKLVKHGRHKVIRSGKPRR; from the exons ATGCGGTTGCTCTCTCTTGCACGAAGGCTCTACAATGCTCGTCCGCTCACTTTTAAGCATATAATTGGCTACCAGCATCCTTCATTGTTTTCCGCACGGCAAGTATTAACGCGCCATTTCTTTgaggcatttcatcaaacatCTGCCAGACACTGTTCTACTATACCGCCCAAGCCCCCTTTCTTTAGCTACAGCAATTCCACTAGCTACGGAATCATCAATTTCGATAAGTATGTGGATATATTGCGCGAAAAAACTCATATTGATGTTCACGAATTTGTTGGGATTGTACAAAAGGCTAATGATTTTGGTTCTGGAGATGAAGCCATGTTGTTTCTTGATGAATGTGGCGTTAAACCAAACCAAGACTTGGTCTTTTTGGTGATTTGGGAGTGGAGGGAGCAGTGGAAGTTAGCTTTTTTGCTATTCAAATGGGGTGAGAAATGCAAATGCCTTGACGAAAATACGTGGTGTTTGATGATATGGATTTTGGGTAACCATGGTAAATTCAGTACTGCTTGGTCTTTGATCCGAGATCTTATTCAGATGTcaacaaatattcaagaaatgGTCCTCATCATGATTGATAG ATATGCCGCTGCGAATAATGCTGGTAAAGCTATACAGACATTCCAGACTTTGGAAAAGTTTAGTATGTCTCCTGATCAGAGAACATTACTGACATTCTTGAATATTCTCTGTAAGCATGGTTTTATTGAAGAAGCTGAAGAGTTCATGCTTATCAATAAGAAGCTATTTCCCTTGGAAATTGATGGTTTTAATATTATTCTCAATGGATGGTGCAATATAGTGGTTGATATATTTGAAGCCAAAAGAATATGGCGAGAAATGTCTAAGTGTTGTATTGAACCAAATGGTACTTCATATGCCCACATGATTTCTTGCTTCTCCAAGGTTAGAAATTTGTTCGATTCACTCAGACTTTATGATGAAATGCAGAAACGGGGCTGGGTTCCAGGCCTGGAGGTATATAACGCTTTGATATATGTAATGACTTGTGAGAATTGCGTGAAGGAAGCTCTTAAGATTATTGACAAAGTGAAACATATGGGTCTGCGTCCTGATTCTAATACATACGACTTGATGATACGTCCTCTATGTGAATCATCTAAATTGGATGAGGCGAGAAGTGTATTAGCTCTGATGGAGGAAGACAAAATCAATCCAACTGTTGAAACGTACCATGCATTTCTTGCAAGTGCGAGTTTAGAAGGAACTATTGAAATTCTTAACACTATGAGAAAAGCTGGAGTCAGTCCAAACAGGGACACCTTTTCGTTAATTCTTGGTAGGTTTGTGAAGTTGAAGCAGCCTGAAAATGCATTGAAGATATGGATGGAGATGAAGCAGTATGAGGTAGTGCCCGAGTCTGCACATTATTCTCTTTTGGTGGGAGGACTTCTCGAGTGCAGGTTATTTTCCAAGGCGAGAGAGTTATATGCGGAGATGAAATCAAACGGAATTGATGACCCAGGTCTCCGAAAGATCTTACAGCCAACTGGTCCAAGAGGACAAGAAGTGAAAAATCCTGAACATACTAAAATGGGGAAACTAGTGAAACATGGGAGACACAAGGTGATCAGAAGTGGAAAACCTAGAAGGTAA